AACGGCCTCATGCTCAGAACTTGGTCAATGGGGCCGTCCCCGGAAATACTCATATCTCATTAGGACACTCGCAACCTGAGTGGCACTTTTCATCTTTCTCATGAGGCAGTCTTTACGGGTTCCGGACTGCTCTGATATTTCGAGAGTTGGGGCTGGATTGTATTGTGGTGAACCAGGCATCCTATGGCCCACAAAGGAAGGGGCCGGAAAGGCACCCCGCTGGGCTCTCACAAACTTGTCCAAGTGCTAGTGTAGTGTCCTCCGTAATATGCAAACAATATGACCGCTTGCATGGCATCAGTAGGGTATGTGGAAACGAGCCAATGTCTTGGCGATGCTGGATGAACAAAGAATGACTCGGGGAAATCACGACTGGAGCTCGAACGACTCCCAAAAAGGATGTTGCAAGCACGAACTTGTCTGATAGTAGCTTCAGGGACGTCGAGTGATGTTATTGTGAAGGGATTGGGCACATCTCGTACCACTGTGAGCCTCTGAAGATAGAGATTTCAGGAGCTGAGACGTAGTGGAATCTCGACCATTGCCCCAGGTGGCTCTGGCCAACGCCGTCTAATAAAAATGGGAAGAAAGCATCGTGGAAGCGATCTTTCACACCAAACCTTCGGAGCGATATACTGGTTAATGTGATTAGTGTGTCGGTTTCCAGGGGGCAGATCATTTGAAGTGGTTGACAAACATTGCCTACGGATGTTTAATAAGCCTAATTAAACATGACTGAAAGAGTCGCCTAGCGGGCAGATGAATTATCCCTTTGCGGATTCAGTAGGATCTAAAAGTGCTTTCGCAACTCAGCGGTGAGCATTGACTTCATCAATAAATCACGGTTCAGAGACCATTCCTCGAAAGTCATCCGGATCACATTATTATAAATGAGGCGCATATGTCTACTCGGCCTCGGGGTAGTGGAACGACAATGCAGCCCAACGGTACACTTCCAACCGGTGGATCACTATTGGTGGTTATTGTCATAGATAATGGCGAGTTCTATTTACTATGAAGTCCCAAGAAGCCGCTTTCCTAGTGATCAATTAGAAGGGTGGTAGAAAACATGTCAAAAATAAGAATACTCATAGTGGATGATCATAAAATGATGCGCGACGGCATTCGGGAAATATTGCAGCGACAACCCGACTTTGAAATTGTTGGCGAGGCCAGCAATGGAGAGGAGGCGATCAAATTTGCGAACGATCTCCTGCCTGATGTGGTAATTATGGATGTTGGTATGCCTGGGATGAGTGGATTGCAGGCCACCGAGAAGATCAAGGCAAGGCACCCGACCATGCCGGTGCTGGTTTTGACGATACACAGCGAAGATGAGTACATCATGGGGCTTATTGCAGCAGGGGCAGCTGGCTATTTGTTGAAGACTTCCTATAGCAAACAGCTAGTCCAAGCGATCCGAGCAGTCGCTGAAGGAGAATTCGTCTTTGATACGATTGCCTACCACACGCTACTTAAAAATGTTGCGGTTCGCAAACCCAGTTCCCTTAGAATATTTGAGGGTCAATATTTGACACCTAGAGAAACGCAAGTCCTTCAGATGGCCGCTAACAGTATGAGCAATAAAGATATTGCAGAGGCACTCGATATCAGCGTTCGTACGGTAAAAGGTCATCTGGTAAATATCTTCGGCAAGTTGCAGGTGGGATCTAGAACTGAAGCTGTGTTGGTGGCTATAAGAAACAATTGGATTCATATCTAAAGGTTTCAGAGTATTGTTGGGGGTTCCCTGATGAAAGCCGAATTCCTGCGCTCACTTGAAGAAATGAGAGGCGTTCATTTCGTGTTTCAGGATGAAAAACTTGTCTATAGCCGCTTTGACACGGCATCATCAGGGTATGCAACGAGGGATGTCATTGGACTTCCCTTTACGTATGCAATCGCACCGGAATGCCGCGAGGAGGTATTGAAGATAAACCGTGACCTACTGAAAGGACGAGACAAATCTATAGCCTACTATAACACATTGGCACTGGCAAAAGATGGTTCCAGAGTGCCAGTTAGGTGTGCAGTATGGGCAACGATGTATCAGGATAAACCGGCTGTTGCTGGAGTGATGGCACGTATTACAGATGAGGATCAGGCAGCCTCCTTGGCGAGGGAAACGACCAGCGACTATCGTCTCCTGTCGAAAAGTGCCTCAAAAGCTGGCGAAGGAATCATTGCCTTTGAAAAGGGAAATCAAGAGCAACTATCTTGCATTTATGCCAACGAAGAGATTGAAAGACTCTCAGGGCACTTCGCAGATGACATTTTGGGCATGAAGATAAAGGATTTGTTTAGCAACGAGATTATTTGCGAGCAACCAGGCACACCTTTGCGTTATGAATCTGAGGTGTTCAAGAAAGGTGGCGGTACCACACCCGTTGAAATCTGCCTTGGTATGGCTACGCTTCATCCGAAAAGGCAAGTCACAATTGTCTACGTGAGAGACATAACCGAAAGGAAAAGGTGGGAAGCTGCGAACCTAAAGCTACAGCAATCCCTGAGATTCTATGCCAGACAGGTCATAAAAGCCCAAGAGAAGGAGCGCAAGCGTCTGTCCAGAGACCTTCACGACAGCACAATCCAGTCATTGATATCAATATATAACCGGCTGCAGGATATTAATGGTAGGTGCCCTGAGGGC
The DNA window shown above is from Dehalococcoidia bacterium and carries:
- a CDS encoding response regulator transcription factor: MSKIRILIVDDHKMMRDGIREILQRQPDFEIVGEASNGEEAIKFANDLLPDVVIMDVGMPGMSGLQATEKIKARHPTMPVLVLTIHSEDEYIMGLIAAGAAGYLLKTSYSKQLVQAIRAVAEGEFVFDTIAYHTLLKNVAVRKPSSLRIFEGQYLTPRETQVLQMAANSMSNKDIAEALDISVRTVKGHLVNIFGKLQVGSRTEAVLVAIRNNWIHI
- a CDS encoding PAS domain-containing sensor histidine kinase, whose product is MKAEFLRSLEEMRGVHFVFQDEKLVYSRFDTASSGYATRDVIGLPFTYAIAPECREEVLKINRDLLKGRDKSIAYYNTLALAKDGSRVPVRCAVWATMYQDKPAVAGVMARITDEDQAASLARETTSDYRLLSKSASKAGEGIIAFEKGNQEQLSCIYANEEIERLSGHFADDILGMKIKDLFSNEIICEQPGTPLRYESEVFKKGGGTTPVEICLGMATLHPKRQVTIVYVRDITERKRWEAANLKLQQSLRFYARQVIKAQEKERKRLSRDLHDSTIQSLISIYNRLQDINGRCPEGFGDLCEVIENALIDLRTFTWNLRPPLLDDMGLAPTLRWLTANTLRSSGLKVEVCITGRERRLPDNVELSVFRIAQEAINNVHRHAKASVAKVSLDFGEEWITLSIRDNGCGFKVPARLTSLANKGKLGLIGMNERSMDIGADIHIRSQKGKGSIVLVAIPMSGSA